In a genomic window of Flavobacterium sp. KACC 22761:
- a CDS encoding alpha-L-fucosidase yields the protein MKKSIFILALFFSAQLFSQAIYEDERYVPETDPAVLKNLEEWQGKKFGLLMHWGTYSQWGIVESWSICPEDYGWCERKKGSNPNNYTEYVKEYEGLKKTFNPTKFDPTKWAKAAKAAGMKYMVFTTKHHDGFTMFDSKYTDYKVTDAACPFSTNPKADILKEVFNAFRSENISTGAYFSKPDWHNENYWDPYFPPFDRNVNYDPSLYPEKWQKYVNFTHNQILEILTNYGKVDILWLDGGWVKKRDLQNIKENYASKFEENESKNGFIKHRVVDQDPKMDELVVKARQKQPGLIVVDRAVHGKNQNYLTPENRVPEKTLPYPWESCITSGGGWSYTPDAKYMTGRQGIHMLIDVVAKGGNLLLNIAPSPEGEWQQGAYDLLAAYADWMNVNSTAIYDTKPIAPYKEENICMTQNKAGNVFLFYLAKDGEDKIPSVVTVKSISPKEGTKITMLGSKTSLKWTKEAKGFKVVIPESLRKNLPSKEAWTLKIEAINK from the coding sequence ATGAAAAAAAGTATATTCATTTTAGCATTATTTTTTTCTGCGCAATTGTTTTCGCAGGCAATTTATGAAGATGAACGTTATGTACCAGAAACCGATCCTGCAGTATTAAAAAATTTAGAAGAATGGCAAGGAAAAAAGTTTGGTCTTTTAATGCACTGGGGAACTTATAGTCAATGGGGAATTGTAGAATCTTGGTCGATTTGTCCTGAAGATTACGGCTGGTGTGAAAGAAAAAAAGGAAGCAATCCGAACAATTATACTGAATATGTAAAAGAATACGAAGGACTGAAAAAAACATTCAACCCAACAAAATTCGATCCGACGAAATGGGCAAAAGCAGCAAAAGCGGCCGGAATGAAATACATGGTCTTTACCACAAAACACCATGACGGATTTACAATGTTCGATTCAAAATACACGGATTATAAAGTAACTGATGCAGCTTGTCCTTTTAGCACCAATCCGAAAGCGGATATTTTAAAAGAAGTTTTTAATGCTTTTAGAAGCGAAAATATTTCGACTGGCGCTTATTTTTCTAAACCAGATTGGCATAATGAAAACTATTGGGATCCTTATTTTCCACCTTTTGACAGAAATGTTAATTATGATCCATCATTATATCCTGAAAAATGGCAGAAATATGTTAATTTTACACACAATCAAATTTTAGAGATTCTGACCAATTATGGCAAAGTAGATATTTTGTGGCTAGATGGTGGCTGGGTAAAAAAGAGAGATTTGCAGAACATCAAAGAAAACTATGCATCGAAATTTGAAGAAAACGAATCTAAAAACGGCTTTATCAAACATAGAGTTGTCGATCAGGATCCTAAAATGGATGAATTGGTGGTAAAAGCACGTCAGAAACAGCCTGGGTTGATTGTTGTTGATAGAGCTGTTCATGGCAAAAATCAAAATTATTTAACTCCTGAAAACAGAGTTCCTGAAAAAACGTTGCCTTATCCTTGGGAATCTTGTATTACCTCAGGCGGTGGCTGGTCATATACTCCTGACGCGAAATACATGACAGGAAGACAAGGAATTCATATGTTGATTGATGTGGTAGCAAAAGGCGGTAATTTATTGCTGAATATTGCGCCAAGCCCAGAAGGCGAATGGCAACAAGGGGCTTATGATTTGTTGGCTGCTTATGCAGATTGGATGAATGTAAACAGTACAGCAATTTATGATACAAAACCAATTGCTCCTTACAAGGAAGAAAATATTTGCATGACGCAAAATAAAGCAGGAAATGTATTTTTGTTTTATTTGGCCAAAGATGGAGAGGACAAAATTCCTTCAGTAGTGACTGTAAAATCTATTAGTCCTAAAGAAGGAACCAAAATTACGATGTTGGGTTCAAAAACTTCTTTAAAATGGACTAAAGAAGCTAAGGGCTTTAAAGTTGTGATTCCGGAAAG